The following DNA comes from Leishmania mexicana MHOM/GT/2001/U1103 complete genome, chromosome 1.
TTGTGCAACGCGTGCCCGGGACGGAGAGCGAGCACGCCTCGGCCATCTACCGCATCGCCGGCGTGACAGCGGCGCAACACGAAGCCAtcctcgcggcggcagcggtgaggcCAACCCTTTACACCACGCTgatgcggtgctgcgcggagCGCACGGACCAGCGCGTGCTTGGCTACCGCCCTGTGAAATGCGTCACCAAGGAGCGAGCGCCGTTGACGGCAAGCGGCGGCAAGAGCGGATCGGCGAAGAAGGAGCGGCTCATGAGCATCACGCACTTCGACGAGGTCGTGTACGTCACCTACTCGGAACTGGAGAAGCGTATCCTCGACTTCGGCGCCGGCCTGACCGCCCtcggcgtcaccgccaccggaAACGTGTCCATCTACCTCGACACGTGCGTCGAGTGGCTGGTGGGCATCTACGGCATCTggtcctgcagcgccgtcgccgccaccgtctaCGCCAACCTTGGCGAGGCGGCcctggcgcacgcgctgcacgAGACGGAGAGCCAGGCAGTTCTCTGCGGCGCGGCGAATGTGGCGAACGTGCTGAAGCTGATGAAGAACGGGGTCATGCCGCAGGTGCCGATCATCTACGTCGGCGCCCTGCCCGCTTCGCTCGACacgcacggcgtgcaggtggTGAGCTTCAAGCAGGTGGAGATGATGggcgcggcgcacctcgagggcggcgcggcgaagAGCACGGGGCCGTTGAACGACGACGACCTGGCATTGATCATGTACACGAGCGGCACGACCGGTGACCCGAAGGGCgtcatgcacacgcaccgtaCATTGGCCGCTGGCCTGCACACCCTCGAGCCGCGCGTCATCGACCTGCTCGGCCAGCCGCACTCCGACGACGTGTACCTCTCCTACCTGCCCATGGCGCACATCATGGAGTTCACCATCACAAACCTATTCATCTTCCGCGGCGCCTTTATCGGCTtcggcacgccgcgcacgctGACGGACACCACGGCGCGGCCGCACGGCGACCTGCTCACGTTCAGCCCGTCCATGCTCGCTGGCGTGCCGCGCATTTTCGACACGCTCAAGAAGGCCGTCgaggcgaagctgccgccCGTGGGCACGCTCAAGCGACAGGTGTTCGACCACGCCTACCAGAGCcggctggcggcgctgaaggagggCAAGGACACGCCGTACTGGAACGAGAAGGTGttcgcggcgccgcgcgccgtGCTCGGCACCCGCCTACGGATCatgctcagcggcggcggcccgctGTCCGCCGCGACGCATGAGTTCGTGAACGTGGTCTTTGGCCGTGTGGTGATTGGCTATGGCCTCACGGAGACGATCTGCGTCGGTGCCATTCAAATCCCCGGCGACCTGGAGACGAACGTGACGGGCTTGATGGAGCCCGGCCAGGAGATCAAGTTGCTCGACATCGACGAGTACAAGCACACGGACTCGCCCGAGCCGCGCGGCGAGATGCTGTCACGCGGCCCCTTTCTGTTCAAGGGCTACTACAAGCAGCCGGAGCTGACGCGCGAGGtgctggacgaggacggctGGTTCCACACGGGCGACGTGGGCAGCTTCACCGCGGATGGCAAGATGCGCATTGTCGGGCGCGTcaaggcgctggcgaagaaCTGCCTGGGCGAGTACATTGCactggaggcgctggaggcggtctACTCTGGCAACGAACTGCTGCAGCCGAACGGCGTGTGCGTACTCGTGCACCCCGACAAGCCGTACATCACGGCTCTGGCGCTGACGGACGAGGCGCGCGCACTGAACTTTGCGGCGAAGCACGGTATCGAGGGCACGTACCCGGCCCTGCTGAAGGACCAGCGCTTCCAGCAGGCAGCCGCGATGTCGATGGCCGACACGGCCCGCGCCTCGAACCGCGTGTCCTTCGAGTGCGTGAAGCGGGTGCGCGTGATCGACGACGAGTGGACTCCGGAGAACGAGATCTTGACGGCTGCCCAGAAGCTGAAGCGCCGCGTCATCGATGTGCAGTACGCGCAGACGATTGCGGAGCTCTTCACGGATGATTAACTGCGTCGATGTTATGTGTCTGCCTGTCCGGTCCATCCGTCACTGTCTCAGGGGCTGAGGGTATTGGAGAcaacgagagggaggggccgCTAACGCGAGCCCAAACACGCCAGCCAGCGGAGCAAACGGACTCGTCGTGCGCGTGGCGCATCCAAATCTGCGGAGCACCGCAGTGTTACATGCGGGTCGTGCCTCTCGGTTCTCGTTCTTTCtcccacacagacacacacacacacacacacacatcgcggacctcttttcttttgttgaCCCCCCCCCGATGTCCCCTTGATGCCGTTGCATGcgcatacatatatatatatatatatatacatacatacacatatatgcgcttgtgtatgtatgtatgtatgtgtgtgtgtgtttacattatatatatatatacatgcatGGTCCTGTCCATCGTacgcacacatatatatatacatatatatacatatatatatatataatagATGTGTGCGTACGATGGACAGGTTACTATATATTTACCACTATCTTTCAATCAGGCTTTTGCTGTCCCTTGTCAGTGGAAGAGGAGTCCGTGAAGCAGACACGTTTTGCATCACGGCCGTCTCTCTCGATCTCTTGTAACTAGCTTGTTGATTCgttggttggttggttggttggttCTTGTCGAGTTTCCTCACAGGTACTCGctcctgtgtgcgcgtgcgtgtgcatgtgatCGCCcactcactcacacacacacacacacacacacacacacacggaatCGTGTATTCCTTCGGTGGGGACTTTACTATGAAACGACTGCTGATGTTGCGTGGACGCGTTGTAGCCGGGGATAAAttcctcgctctcgctttctccctttttctttctagCTTTCTGTGTCATGTATGTATGCACGTATTCCTCGTGGCCCCTGAGCACATCTCCCTCGTCGTTGTTGTGCTCGATGACGCCGGTGCGTTTGGTGCGCATCTGCCAGCTGTCCCCTTcccgtgccgctgctgctgctgctgccgccgccgttgtgtAGATCACCCTCGCACGTCGCCGTCCAGACATCTTTGTTTCGCTTTGTTGTTTGGTTGTTGCGCTTCAGTGCTTctccccaccctcaccccgcTGCCCGACTCATCTTCTCTCTGTTGATCGGCACACGTGGATGAGCGCCTCCGTGCCGGTTGCgcgcccgcacacgcacacggcggcggcggcggaggagagagggggggggcgaaggCGTGGCGTTAAATACATGAGAGAGCACACGAAGACATCAAAACAAGTGAAGCGAAATTCATAAGCAGACGTGCAGGGACGCTCGCGAGCGCGAAACTGTCGcctcgctgcccccccccctccccccctctcccgacTGTTCCTGCACTCGCCTTACTTACTTTCTTTTTCCGTCTTCGTGTGCGTCCATGGAAGACCTGGCGATCATTCGGGTGCGTGCGTCTTCTCAGCCTCTGCCCGGCCCCTTCCATGGCTCCGTTGCCTATTCCGCTCCTGTCCTCGTCGAGCACGCCCGATACGCACGCCGATCCATGACAAGTCTTCGTGGCGCGCCTCCGACTGGCACGCCGGCT
Coding sequences within:
- a CDS encoding putative long-chain-fatty-acid-CoA ligase, encoding MGGCVISVMAKRNAAQVMPDPHAEELERRRAECGGSFVQRVPGTESEHASAIYRIAGVTAAQHEAILAAAAVRPTLYTTLMRCCAERTDQRVLGYRPVKCVTKERAPLTASGGKSGSAKKERLMSITHFDEVVYVTYSELEKRILDFGAGLTALGVTATGNVSIYLDTCVEWLVGIYGIWSCSAVAATVYANLGEAALAHALHETESQAVLCGAANVANVLKLMKNGVMPQVPIIYVGALPASLDTHGVQVVSFKQVEMMGAAHLEGGAAKSTGPLNDDDLALIMYTSGTTGDPKGVMHTHRTLAAGLHTLEPRVIDLLGQPHSDDVYLSYLPMAHIMEFTITNLFIFRGAFIGFGTPRTLTDTTARPHGDLLTFSPSMLAGVPRIFDTLKKAVEAKLPPVGTLKRQVFDHAYQSRLAALKEGKDTPYWNEKVFAAPRAVLGTRLRIMLSGGGPLSAATHEFVNVVFGRVVIGYGLTETICVGAIQIPGDLETNVTGLMEPGQEIKLLDIDEYKHTDSPEPRGEMLSRGPFLFKGYYKQPELTREVLDEDGWFHTGDVGSFTADGKMRIVGRVKALAKNCLGEYIALEALEAVYSGNELLQPNGVCVLVHPDKPYITALALTDEARALNFAAKHGIEGTYPALLKDQRFQQAAAMSMADTARASNRVSFECVKRVRVIDDEWTPENEILTAAQKLKRRVIDVQYAQTIAELFTDD